A stretch of Arthrobacter sunyaminii DNA encodes these proteins:
- a CDS encoding lipoate--protein ligase family protein translates to MSADAFLPAGGAAAAEPLTVVRQEQSLGAAEDLDFALGMLDAAKRGELGPTLRLYRPRPTVALGQRDARLPGFDDAVRACRAQGFEPLVRKAGGRAAAYHQGCLVVDHVEPGTNAVAGSRARFAAFGDMYASVLQRAGADAAVGEIPGEYCPGEFTVHGTTAGGRKIKLVGTAQRVVSGAWLFSSVFVVQDAAPLRRVLDECYAALGLDWNPDTAGAAEDTGTVDLEGVEAALIEAYAARTSLGFGDFDTLARSLHPAAAVSGATASQRSLL, encoded by the coding sequence GTGTCCGCTGACGCCTTCCTCCCCGCCGGCGGAGCCGCTGCTGCAGAGCCGCTCACCGTGGTGCGACAGGAACAGAGCCTGGGTGCGGCGGAGGATCTGGACTTCGCACTCGGGATGCTGGACGCAGCCAAGCGGGGGGAACTGGGGCCGACGCTCCGCCTCTACCGTCCCCGCCCCACCGTGGCGCTGGGCCAGCGCGACGCCCGCCTTCCGGGGTTTGACGACGCTGTGCGGGCCTGCCGTGCGCAGGGATTTGAGCCGCTGGTGCGCAAGGCCGGAGGGCGTGCAGCGGCCTACCATCAGGGCTGCCTGGTAGTGGACCACGTGGAGCCCGGGACCAATGCAGTGGCAGGCTCCCGGGCACGGTTTGCCGCCTTCGGTGACATGTATGCCTCGGTGCTGCAGCGGGCAGGTGCCGATGCCGCAGTGGGTGAGATTCCCGGAGAATACTGCCCGGGCGAGTTCACTGTCCACGGCACCACCGCCGGCGGTCGGAAAATCAAGCTCGTCGGCACGGCGCAGCGTGTGGTCTCCGGTGCCTGGCTCTTTTCCTCGGTGTTTGTGGTGCAGGATGCCGCGCCCCTGCGGCGGGTACTGGACGAGTGTTACGCGGCACTGGGCCTGGACTGGAACCCGGACACGGCCGGCGCCGCGGAGGACACCGGCACCGTTGACCTGGAAGGTGTCGAAGCGGCCCTGATCGAGGCATATGCTGCCCGCACTTCGCTGGGCTTTGGCGATTTCGACACGTTGGCACGGTCCCTGCACCCCGCCGCCGCGGTGTCCGGCGCCACTGCAAGCCAGCGATCCCTGCTGTGA
- a CDS encoding recombinase family protein has protein sequence MSAHTVGYARVSTSEQDLTVQQNQLAALGVPEDLIYTDHGLTGTNRDRPGLRQALAAVRDGDTFVITKLDRLARSLPDARDILEELTKKNVKLSIGGSIHDPSDPVGRLLFNVLAMVAEFESDLIRARTREGMQIAKAKGRLRGKQPKLSKAQEAHVVSLYNTGQHTTTEIAELFKVARSTVYRIVQRTPPSERND, from the coding sequence ATGAGCGCCCACACTGTCGGTTATGCCCGCGTCTCCACCAGCGAGCAGGACCTCACTGTTCAGCAGAACCAGCTCGCAGCTCTCGGTGTCCCCGAGGACCTGATCTATACCGACCACGGGCTGACCGGCACCAACCGTGACCGGCCAGGACTGCGTCAGGCCCTGGCTGCGGTCCGTGACGGGGACACCTTTGTCATCACCAAGCTGGACCGCCTCGCCCGTTCCCTGCCCGATGCCCGGGACATCCTCGAAGAACTCACGAAAAAGAATGTGAAGCTGAGTATCGGCGGATCCATCCATGATCCGTCGGACCCTGTCGGCCGGCTGCTGTTCAACGTCCTGGCCATGGTTGCCGAGTTCGAATCCGACCTTATACGGGCCCGAACCCGGGAAGGCATGCAGATCGCCAAGGCAAAGGGCCGGCTTCGCGGCAAGCAGCCCAAACTCTCCAAAGCGCAGGAAGCACACGTGGTCTCCCTGTATAACACGGGACAACACACCACCACCGAGATTGCCGAACTCTTCAAGGTCGCCCGCAGCACGGTGTACCGCATCGTCCAACGAACGCCGCCCTCTGAGCGCAACGACTGA
- a CDS encoding alpha/beta hydrolase has translation MTPVGSPPIPFAALDSDAPEFEDRTPVVFIHGLWLHSTSWDPWLELFQEHGYAPWAPGWPGEPDSLPAANAFPEPMAGTGVAEALSHYEGLIRRLPRPPVLVGHSFGGLLAQQLLARGLAAGAVAVAPVQFRGVLRLPPVQLASLLPVLRNPRNVHTIVRQTPQRFRRNFANAVSERESYDLHATCVMPAPGRPLFQAAAANLNPRTAVRVDTAAARGPLLLVGAGRDRVVPASVVRAAARRYRSSASVTEYAELEGSGHSLVIDHGWQILAEAVLGFLNRHGLSPEPADG, from the coding sequence ATGACCCCAGTGGGGAGCCCGCCCATTCCCTTCGCTGCCCTGGATTCGGACGCCCCGGAGTTCGAGGACCGCACTCCCGTGGTGTTCATCCACGGATTGTGGCTCCACTCCACCAGCTGGGACCCCTGGCTGGAGCTCTTTCAGGAGCACGGTTATGCGCCATGGGCTCCGGGCTGGCCGGGCGAACCCGATAGCCTTCCTGCCGCCAATGCCTTTCCGGAACCGATGGCCGGAACCGGAGTGGCCGAAGCCCTGAGCCATTATGAGGGACTCATCAGGAGGCTGCCCCGCCCTCCGGTACTGGTGGGCCACTCCTTTGGCGGGCTGCTGGCCCAGCAGCTTTTGGCCCGCGGGCTGGCAGCAGGGGCAGTTGCGGTTGCTCCCGTTCAGTTCCGGGGTGTCCTGCGGTTGCCGCCTGTCCAGCTGGCGTCACTGTTGCCTGTGCTGCGGAACCCGCGGAACGTCCACACAATCGTCCGCCAAACCCCGCAGCGTTTCCGCCGGAACTTCGCCAATGCCGTTTCCGAACGCGAATCCTATGACCTGCACGCCACCTGTGTGATGCCGGCACCGGGACGGCCGCTGTTCCAGGCCGCGGCGGCGAACCTTAATCCGCGCACGGCGGTCCGGGTGGACACCGCCGCGGCCAGGGGTCCGCTGCTGCTGGTGGGTGCAGGCCGTGACCGCGTGGTTCCGGCCTCTGTGGTCCGGGCAGCTGCGCGCCGCTACCGTTCCTCGGCGTCAGTCACCGAGTACGCGGAACTGGAAGGCAGCGGCCATTCCCTGGTGATCGACCACGGGTGGCAGATTCTGGCCGAAGCCGTGCTGGGGTTCCTGAACCGGCACGGGCTCTCGCCGGAACCGGCGGACGGTTAG
- a CDS encoding winged helix-turn-helix domain-containing protein yields MAKNSIENTALRLRAVLEVLAAEDPSAERRISRGEVLSAAVTRVPLTGSEAELLASGAARGERALSNASSKLVKAGWITKEGRAGWSITASGRQALQDFPDTADLLAAMNGKAPAAAPPAASADVEEVIEGALQEAAAVPGIPPEHHGAHEGAELPEPSFPQPDAVVIAGNMGSALGRADWDPAGLQLTFDRSDELWKLTADLPAGHYEYKVALDGSWDENYGQHGHRDGANMNMVHDGGPLTFLYDHATHTVVTKPDVSA; encoded by the coding sequence TTGGCAAAGAACAGCATTGAAAATACGGCACTGAGGCTTAGGGCAGTTTTGGAGGTCCTGGCAGCGGAAGATCCCTCCGCCGAGCGCCGGATCAGCAGGGGAGAAGTCCTCTCTGCCGCCGTGACCCGGGTGCCCTTGACCGGAAGCGAGGCGGAACTGCTGGCCAGCGGGGCGGCACGCGGAGAACGTGCCCTGTCCAACGCCAGCAGCAAACTGGTCAAAGCAGGCTGGATCACCAAGGAAGGCCGGGCCGGCTGGAGCATCACCGCCTCCGGCCGCCAGGCACTTCAGGATTTCCCGGACACCGCCGATCTGCTGGCTGCCATGAACGGCAAGGCTCCGGCCGCCGCACCGCCCGCAGCGTCCGCTGACGTGGAGGAAGTCATTGAAGGAGCGCTGCAGGAAGCTGCGGCAGTTCCCGGAATTCCACCGGAACACCACGGTGCCCACGAGGGCGCCGAATTGCCCGAACCCTCCTTTCCGCAGCCGGACGCCGTCGTTATTGCCGGCAACATGGGCAGCGCCCTGGGCCGGGCGGACTGGGACCCCGCCGGTCTGCAGCTCACTTTTGACCGCAGTGACGAGCTCTGGAAGCTCACTGCGGACCTGCCCGCAGGCCACTACGAATACAAAGTGGCGCTGGACGGATCCTGGGACGAAAACTACGGACAGCACGGACACCGGGACGGCGCCAACATGAACATGGTGCACGACGGCGGCCCGCTGACGTTCCTGTACGACCATGCAACGCACACGGTGGTCACCAAACCGGATGTCAGCGCCTAA
- a CDS encoding lipase maturation factor family protein, with protein MDLLNAEGYEFARQVLQRGIAAVYLIAFISAANQFPALLGEHGLLPAPRYLARTAGRGIPTLFRWHYSDRFLRAVAWTGAAVAALLVAGLPQSGPPWLPMLAFLLLFGLYLSIVSIGQTFYGFGWESLLLEAGFLAAFLGSNEAAPPVTILFLFRWLVFRLEFGAGLIKMRGDRVWRDLTALYYHHETQPMPNPASWWFHHLPKPLHKAEVLGNHFAQLVVPLFLFFPQPVAGVAALIVIITQLWLILSGNFAWLHVLTVLLAFSAVADSNLQALLTGAAFSTPPAEATPVWFAVVVLAVTLLMLNWAWEPLRNLFSKNQLMNASFNRWHLSNAYGAFGSITRSRNEVVIEGTLDEPGPDAQWREYEFKGKPGDPGRMPHQFAPYHLRLDWLMWFLALGASGGSWFPVLLQKLLDGDRRTLALLRTDPFAGTPPRWVRARVYRYRFSTAAERRADGVWWVREPAGFLIDPVRRIVP; from the coding sequence ATGGATCTTCTCAACGCCGAAGGATACGAGTTTGCACGCCAGGTGCTCCAGCGCGGCATCGCCGCCGTTTACCTGATCGCCTTCATCTCCGCCGCCAACCAGTTCCCGGCGCTGCTGGGTGAACACGGACTGCTGCCGGCACCGCGGTATCTGGCCCGGACCGCCGGACGCGGCATTCCCACCCTGTTCCGCTGGCATTATTCGGACCGGTTCCTGCGGGCGGTGGCCTGGACCGGCGCCGCGGTTGCAGCCCTGCTGGTGGCCGGGCTGCCGCAGAGCGGACCGCCGTGGCTGCCGATGCTGGCCTTCCTGCTGCTGTTCGGGCTGTACCTGTCCATCGTGAGCATCGGCCAGACGTTTTACGGCTTCGGCTGGGAATCGCTGCTGCTTGAGGCCGGCTTCCTGGCCGCCTTCCTGGGTTCCAATGAGGCGGCTCCCCCTGTCACGATCCTTTTCCTCTTCCGCTGGCTGGTGTTCCGGCTGGAATTCGGCGCCGGACTGATCAAGATGCGCGGGGACCGGGTGTGGCGGGATCTGACCGCACTGTATTACCACCACGAGACCCAGCCGATGCCCAATCCGGCCAGCTGGTGGTTCCACCACCTGCCCAAACCGCTGCACAAGGCCGAAGTGCTCGGCAACCACTTCGCGCAGCTGGTGGTGCCCCTTTTCCTGTTCTTTCCGCAGCCGGTGGCCGGAGTTGCGGCGCTCATCGTCATCATCACCCAGCTGTGGCTCATCCTTTCCGGCAACTTCGCCTGGCTGCACGTGCTCACCGTCCTGCTCGCCTTCAGCGCAGTCGCAGATTCGAACCTCCAGGCGCTGCTGACCGGAGCCGCCTTCAGCACCCCGCCCGCTGAGGCCACCCCTGTCTGGTTCGCCGTCGTCGTACTGGCTGTGACGTTGCTGATGCTCAATTGGGCGTGGGAGCCGCTGCGAAATTTGTTCAGCAAAAACCAGCTGATGAACGCCAGTTTCAACCGCTGGCACCTGTCCAACGCGTACGGCGCGTTCGGCAGCATCACCCGGTCCCGCAACGAGGTGGTCATCGAGGGGACACTGGACGAGCCGGGTCCCGATGCCCAGTGGCGGGAGTACGAATTCAAGGGGAAGCCCGGTGATCCGGGCAGGATGCCCCACCAGTTCGCTCCGTACCATCTGCGGCTGGACTGGCTGATGTGGTTTTTGGCGCTGGGCGCTTCCGGCGGTTCCTGGTTTCCCGTGCTGCTGCAGAAACTGCTCGACGGCGACCGCCGCACCCTCGCCCTGCTGCGCACCGATCCCTTTGCCGGCACACCTCCCCGGTGGGTGCGCGCGCGGGTGTACCGCTACCGTTTTTCCACGGCTGCGGAACGCCGGGCCGACGGGGTGTGGTGGGTCCGCGAGCCAGCGGGCTTTCTCATCGATCCGGTCCGGAGAATCGTTCCCTGA